A window of the Clostridia bacterium genome harbors these coding sequences:
- a CDS encoding glycyl-radical enzyme activating protein → MKAANEPTVRVAEIQRFCMRDGPGVRTTVFLKGCPLRCVWCHNPEMQRSEKELLYFKNRCVGCRACAVCENGAHAFGAEGHTLDRRRCVACGRCAAECPTSALRVCGSDMSIEEIVREVKKDAAFYGEKGGVTLSGGEPFAQSGTLELVKRLKAEGLNVAVETCGYFDVTAALPYVDLFLWDVKDTDARRHERYTGASNEAILAHLYAADAAGARIRLRCILVAGVNTDAAHYGRVAEIAAELRSCEGADVLPYHAFGGSKAESVGMPDNGSASFVPTEEQLNEARRVICG, encoded by the coding sequence ATGAAAGCGGCAAATGAACCGACGGTCAGAGTAGCGGAAATACAGCGCTTTTGTATGCGCGACGGCCCCGGCGTGCGGACGACGGTCTTTCTGAAAGGCTGTCCGCTGCGGTGCGTCTGGTGCCACAATCCCGAAATGCAGCGGAGCGAAAAGGAGCTTCTATATTTCAAAAACAGGTGCGTCGGATGCCGCGCCTGCGCCGTGTGCGAAAACGGAGCACACGCCTTCGGCGCGGAGGGGCATACGCTCGACCGTCGCCGCTGCGTCGCGTGCGGCAGGTGCGCCGCGGAATGCCCGACGTCCGCGCTGCGCGTGTGCGGCTCGGATATGAGCATAGAGGAGATCGTCCGCGAGGTGAAAAAGGACGCCGCCTTCTACGGCGAAAAGGGAGGCGTGACGCTCTCCGGCGGAGAGCCGTTCGCGCAGTCCGGCACGCTTGAACTCGTGAAGCGGCTGAAGGCCGAGGGGCTGAACGTCGCGGTCGAGACCTGCGGTTACTTTGACGTTACCGCCGCGCTGCCTTACGTCGACCTGTTCCTGTGGGACGTGAAGGATACCGACGCCCGCAGGCACGAGCGATACACGGGGGCGTCGAACGAAGCGATACTGGCGCATCTTTACGCCGCCGACGCCGCCGGTGCGCGCATAAGACTGCGCTGCATACTCGTAGCCGGCGTCAACACGGATGCGGCGCATTACGGGCGCGTCGCGGAGATCGCCGCCGAGCTCCGCAGCTGCGAAGGCGCGGACGTCCTTCCGTATCACGCCTTCGGCGGCTCGAAGGCGGAGAGCGTCGGGATGCCGGATAACGGCAGCGCGTCTTTCGTTCCGACGGAGGAGCAGCTGAACGAAGCGAGAAGAGTGATATGCGGATAA
- a CDS encoding TfoX/Sxy family protein — MPSKKENLDRALAMLCGLEDVTYKQMMGEYMIYVGGKLIGGVYDNRLLLKGTPAAERILAESESGVRRAVPYEGAKEQLDFSGAGAELVRRAVEALVRELPGPKRKK; from the coding sequence ATGCCGTCGAAAAAAGAAAACCTCGACCGCGCGCTCGCGATGCTGTGCGGGCTTGAGGACGTAACGTATAAGCAGATGATGGGCGAATATATGATCTACGTCGGCGGAAAGCTGATCGGCGGCGTTTACGACAACCGCCTGCTGCTAAAAGGTACGCCGGCCGCGGAACGCATCCTTGCGGAATCTGAATCAGGCGTGCGCCGCGCCGTCCCTTACGAGGGCGCGAAGGAGCAGCTCGACTTCTCCGGCGCCGGCGCGGAACTCGTCCGCCGCGCCGTTGAAGCGCTCGTGCGCGAGCTCCCCGGGCCGAAACGGAAGAAGTAG
- the fucO gene encoding lactaldehyde reductase, whose translation MANRIVLNTISYHGHGAIENIVPELTSRGFKKAFVTSDADLLKFGVTAKVTDLLEKAGFAYAVYSDIKPNPTIENVVGGVEAFKASGADCIIAIGGGSSMDTAKAIGVIVANPEFADVRSLEGVAPTKRHAVFTIAVPTTAGTAAEVTINYVITDVEKKRKFVCVDVNDIPEIAVVDPDMMATMPKGLTAATGMDALTHAIEGYITKGHCAISDMFHLEAIRLISANLRGAVANTPEGREGMALGQYIAGMGFSNVGLGIVHSMAHGLSALYDTPHGVACAILLPVGLEYNKTVSGERYRAIGRAMCVEGIDTMCDAEAADATIAAVRKLSQDVGIPANLQGILKEEDVAFLSESAYADACRPGNPRETSVAEIAELYRSQM comes from the coding sequence ATGGCAAACAGAATAGTTCTCAACACGATCTCCTACCACGGACACGGCGCGATCGAAAACATCGTCCCCGAGCTGACCTCGAGAGGCTTCAAAAAAGCGTTCGTCACGTCCGACGCAGACCTGCTGAAGTTCGGCGTGACCGCGAAGGTGACCGACCTGCTCGAAAAGGCCGGCTTCGCCTACGCCGTTTACAGCGACATCAAGCCCAACCCCACGATAGAAAACGTCGTCGGCGGAGTCGAGGCGTTCAAGGCGTCCGGCGCGGACTGCATAATCGCCATCGGCGGCGGCTCGAGTATGGATACCGCCAAGGCGATCGGCGTCATCGTCGCCAACCCCGAGTTCGCGGACGTCCGTTCGCTCGAAGGCGTCGCGCCGACGAAGCGCCACGCCGTCTTCACCATCGCCGTCCCGACGACCGCCGGCACCGCCGCCGAGGTCACCATCAACTACGTCATCACCGACGTTGAGAAAAAGCGCAAGTTCGTCTGCGTCGACGTCAACGACATCCCCGAGATCGCCGTAGTCGATCCCGATATGATGGCGACTATGCCTAAGGGCCTGACCGCCGCGACCGGTATGGACGCGCTCACCCACGCCATCGAGGGCTACATCACGAAGGGACACTGCGCGATAAGCGACATGTTCCACCTCGAAGCGATCCGTCTGATATCCGCGAACCTCCGCGGCGCCGTCGCGAACACCCCCGAGGGCAGGGAAGGCATGGCGCTCGGCCAGTATATCGCCGGCATGGGCTTCTCGAACGTCGGACTCGGCATCGTTCACAGCATGGCGCACGGACTTTCCGCGCTTTACGACACGCCGCACGGCGTCGCCTGCGCGATCCTGCTGCCCGTCGGCCTTGAGTACAACAAGACCGTCAGCGGCGAGCGCTACCGCGCCATAGGCAGGGCGATGTGCGTCGAGGGCATCGACACGATGTGCGACGCGGAAGCGGCGGACGCGACTATCGCGGCGGTCCGCAAGCTCTCGCAGGACGTCGGCATCCCCGCGAACCTCCAGGGCATTCTGAAGGAGGAGGACGTCGCGTTCCTCTCCGAGTCCGCCTACGCGGACGCCTGCCGCCCCGGCAATCCGCGCGAAACCAGCGTCGCCGAGATCGCGGAGCTTTACAGAAGCCAGATGTAA
- a CDS encoding stage II sporulation protein P: MKTMKTTKLLSIIPTLLLALIALTAAAKNTGEPIIAELLLTAAPLSAPSDEPREPSPAQGYEETTLPPEPPAVQTEAIAPANADAGSYEHAVREMSILRGTSENDSSKVHFSNRTDYNIDINDFVTAGPAFKLAETDEPQVLIVHTHATEAYLPAEAPGVNGSSARRSTSPDENMVAVGEKLIAALEAGGVKCLHDTSFHDHPAYSHSYDRAAKSIKSYLEQYPSIKIVVDVHRDAIWKDDGTRVKPTVLVDGKKAAQIMIISGTDKGGLTFDTWRENLGFAAALQYAGDRMYPGLLRPLNVAAARYNMHFTSGSLLFEVGSDVNTLDEALYSAELMGKVMLDVLKK, from the coding sequence ATGAAGACGATGAAAACGACCAAACTGCTATCGATAATACCGACGCTGCTGCTGGCGCTGATCGCGCTGACCGCGGCGGCGAAAAACACGGGCGAGCCGATAATCGCGGAGCTGCTGCTGACGGCTGCTCCGCTTTCCGCGCCTTCGGACGAGCCGCGCGAGCCGTCGCCGGCGCAGGGCTACGAGGAGACCACGCTGCCGCCCGAGCCGCCCGCCGTGCAGACTGAGGCGATCGCGCCCGCGAACGCCGACGCCGGCTCCTACGAGCACGCCGTTCGCGAAATGAGCATCCTGCGCGGCACGAGCGAAAACGACTCCTCCAAGGTGCATTTTTCAAACCGCACGGATTATAATATAGACATAAACGACTTCGTCACCGCCGGCCCCGCCTTCAAGCTCGCGGAAACCGACGAGCCGCAGGTGCTTATCGTCCACACTCACGCGACGGAGGCGTACCTGCCCGCCGAAGCGCCCGGCGTCAACGGTTCCTCCGCGCGGCGCAGCACCTCGCCGGACGAAAACATGGTCGCGGTCGGCGAAAAGCTCATCGCCGCGCTCGAAGCGGGCGGCGTGAAGTGCCTTCACGACACCTCCTTCCACGACCACCCGGCGTATTCGCATTCCTACGACCGCGCCGCGAAAAGCATAAAGTCATACCTCGAGCAGTACCCGTCGATTAAGATCGTCGTCGACGTCCACCGCGACGCGATCTGGAAGGACGACGGCACGCGCGTCAAGCCGACCGTGCTCGTCGACGGCAAAAAGGCGGCGCAGATAATGATAATCAGCGGCACCGACAAGGGCGGACTGACCTTCGACACCTGGCGCGAAAACCTCGGCTTCGCCGCGGCGCTGCAGTACGCGGGCGACCGTATGTACCCCGGCCTGCTCCGTCCGCTTAACGTCGCCGCCGCGCGCTACAATATGCATTTCACCTCCGGCTCGCTGCTCTTCGAGGTCGGCAGCGACGTCAACACGCTCGACGAGGCGCTGTACTCCGCCGAGCTGATGGGCAAGGTGATGCTGGACGTTCTGAAAAAGTAA